The DNA segment AGTTTTTCGTTTATGCGTTTGTATCGCGGGGCGACTACTTTCTTGAAGAAATCGACAGAGACGATCGGGCCGGACTTGAAGCAGATGTCCTCCCAGCCCCATGCGAAATCGAAGTCGATATGGCCGAGTACCGCATCCAGATAATCTTCGACGAGCACGCAGCAGGTTTCGACCATGTCCTCGATCATGCCCGGGTGGTCGAAGGTCGCGTACGCAAGCCCCTCAAAGGTAAGCAGATCGCGGATCTTTCCGATCATCGAGCCGCACCAGATGCCGACGGGGAAGTCGCGGTCGGCGGGGTAGAGCTTCTTGAGGGCCTCGATGTCGGGTTTGCGGGCCGGGTCGTCTCGGCGGAGGCGTTCGTTTTTGCACTTTTTCCAGTCTTCGGGGGTTGTTATTGAGGATTTTATGAAGTGCGGGATGGTGGTCTGGTCGTTTTTTGGCACCTCGGCGAGCAGGCCGTCCTGGTTGATGATGATCTTTTTGTCTTCGGTCTCTTCTACGACCTTTTGTTCGAAGGGCGGAACCATCCAGGGGTATTCGTGCAGTTCGATGCGGTCGAAATTGAAGAATTCGTGGGCCTGCGAGTTATCTTTGATGCCCTTTTCGACGAAGATGTCCCATTCCTTGAAGTTTTCGTCCCAGTAACCGAACTCCATGTTGAAGCAGCGGTCGAAGGGTTTGTAGTGCATCTGGTTGTTGAACCGTTCGCGGTCGGTCATTTTGCCGGGCCATTTTTCTCGGCAGGGTTTTACTGACATTACACACTCTCCTGAAACTGTTGTGATATTTGAGCTTACAATATATAACCTTAGGGCTCGTGGGGCAAAAGTTTATCACAAAGTCGCCGGGGTTTGGGCTTTATTGGGCGAAGTTGTCAGATAGTGCAAAAAAACAGCAGGATGCGATGGAAAATGAAAGGTGCTCTAAATTTGTAGACCGAAAGCGGGGTTTATGCTATGCTGGATCGCTATGGCAAAGAGAAAGAAACAAAAGCAGATAAGTGTGGGTTTTGTGGCACTGGGGTGCCCAAAGAACCTTGTGGACAGCGAGAAAATGCTTGCACACGCGGGCCAGGAAGGTTTTGTGCTCAGCGGCGATCCGGACAATGCGGACGTGGTCGTGATAAATACGTGTGGTTTTATCGAGCCGGCCAAACAGGA comes from the Anaerohalosphaera lusitana genome and includes:
- a CDS encoding uroporphyrinogen decarboxylase family protein, translating into MSVKPCREKWPGKMTDRERFNNQMHYKPFDRCFNMEFGYWDENFKEWDIFVEKGIKDNSQAHEFFNFDRIELHEYPWMVPPFEQKVVEETEDKKIIINQDGLLAEVPKNDQTTIPHFIKSSITTPEDWKKCKNERLRRDDPARKPDIEALKKLYPADRDFPVGIWCGSMIGKIRDLLTFEGLAYATFDHPGMIEDMVETCCVLVEDYLDAVLGHIDFDFAWGWEDICFKSGPIVSVDFFKKVVAPRYKRINEKLKAHGIDIWFTDCDGDIRPILPTLLESGINTMFPFEVNCSGHPTELLAEYGKDLRIMGGFDKMALGEGPDAIRSYMESLIPYVERGGFIPFCDHRCPPNVKPEDYIFYLDLKQKTFGQLD